Genomic window (Gasterosteus aculeatus chromosome 1, fGasAcu3.hap1.1, whole genome shotgun sequence):
GGAGATGGCCCTGAGCCTGAATGCTGGAAGGCCAATGGCTGAGGGAATTCCTGGAGGGACTTCATCAGAGCCAGTCACTCCAGAAGATTTAAGTGCCTTCATAAAATGTAAGAGGTCTAcctatgtgttgtgtttttatataggctatttgtgatatttccatttattttactttggggTGGGTTTTTCGTTGGTCCCAACAGATTCTGATGGTAAAATTAGTCTTTTGGAGCCTCCTGTCCCAACAGAACCACAGGCAGTTGTAAGTAGCCTACTCAATACACCAGAAATTATTACAAATAGTGTTATAAAGTGTACTCAAATGCTCATCTTCACAGGATGATGGGGATGAAGAAACAGTTTCTGCTGCCACAGAGATGCCTACAGAGGTAATGTTAATATTATGTGTCTATCAAAAGATCtacacattcacatttcttcaccttttttatGTGGAGTAGCCTATAGAATCTAAGTTTAAATCTAAGTATAAACAGGTATTTTTATCTCTCCCCAGAGTGTGGAAGAACAGCAAGAGGATGGTCCATCAACTTCTGGTGCACAGATGAACACAgttcagtgatttttttttttcagtaaatgCCACAGTTTAATATTGTAGAATTTTAGAACTACATGATGTAACTGTAATCTACTGTATTTTCAGTTGCCAGTTAAGGAGTTATATAGACTTCTTCTTAttaaaaagatagaaaaaaacagcaaagaactTGTATACTTGGACCGCCAGATCCAAAAGGCAGATCTGGAAATTGAGATTCTGAAACTAAAGCTAGAGGTGAGTGCATGGTCACAGGTGAATTCTAAgtattgaaaatatattaaattctattttttttttatgtttaggaaataaagaacaccatataaattgctgtgattttgtgtttattcatttttattttattttgtggttggttggttgtggtggtggatataatgtgtattaatcTGTGAAGACATTTCGGCATATCATATCCCAGACTACCCTTCCCTCCTGGAAATCTGCCGGGTTGATGGGGTCTTCCTCTGGGTCTTGTATTTGTAGGGCAGGGTGTTGCTCCCCTCTAATTATGGCAATATTATGGAGAACAACACATGCCACAATAATGACGCAGGCCCTTTCAGGGGTTACCCTGAGGTGACGTAGGCACTGGAAACGTGCTTTCAACAGGCCTATGGtcatctccacccgggctcTCGTCCTGCAGTGTGCCACATTGAAGCGGCGCTGGGGGCCTGGTTCAGGTTCTGGGTAAGGGGTAATTAGTGTTGGTCGGCATGGGTAACCCCTATCTCCCAGCAGAAAGCCATCAATCTCTCCTGTAAGAAAGTTCACATTGCTTTAGAGCTGCATAGAAGTTCCCCAGTAAGTGTGTAGTGCATACATTGAAATACATGCATTTACTTACCAGTTTCCAGTCTGTTGCTCAGCGTTGACTCACGATACATTCGTGAGTCATGAACAGAACCGGGCCACTTGGCCTCCACATTTGTAATGAGATGTGCAGCATCACATATGATCTTGACAATGCAAAGAATGAGACATGTTATAGTATTGTGATGTAGTCTTTGACCATTAGAAACAGTAGGCTTTCAGTGTACCTGCACATTAATACTGTGGATGGA
Coding sequences:
- the LOC120810310 gene encoding uncharacterized protein LOC120810310 isoform X1, with product MATAPVKKRSSYFSPAELDVLMQAYGEYEHIFKKKSNTAAAAKDRELAWEKIAARVNACNPAGIKRTWQQLKMKYKNIIQSANRKKAEARKTGGGPAPPPLTNAEEMALSLNAGRPMAEGIPGGTSSEPVTPEDLSAFIKYSDGKISLLEPPVPTEPQAVDDGDEETVSAATEMPTESVEEQQEDGPSTSGAQMNTLPVKELYRLLLIKKIEKNSKELVYLDRQIQKADLEIEILKLKLEVSAWSQVNSKY